Proteins encoded by one window of Blautia faecicola:
- a CDS encoding Cna B-type domain-containing protein, with protein sequence MTVSKKQILAWLLLICSMCFFFSAVSVSAETLSTASTGDPGTIHFLTLDANGDAILLECNGKFGMVDSGEDSDYPDGSDSRYPYRPGIVTSAGQENTVISYLRSRGVNESNFEFYIATHPHSDHIGSGDEIIRTFKPKRVYIEPYSDEWISNPTHLFDNLYVYDHVVSAAKDTGAPLIQYFDPDAPVYPQTVTIQGTITWQDSSEEDADALASLPPEAVSVELTCQSDTEDVKTFSVSPEFSSENGTWTYTFTGVPKYDDDKNELRYQITPSADNAVFTVSADSPYDFICTPAGTDTDETASAVTADAQTTALFSASDFPDAVIDESEPAVTSALTDGLSTDAIPESDQVAADNPLDPANLQEGQESASARSGVHENEQGYTASPIFYLGGKDGLQIEIMNYGVYQTWGALPDANYFSLGVKVTSMQTGATAFLSGDINNYIGAETALAQKLGHVDLLKLGHHGSYGSNTSSYIRTLSPKMAVMTGTFAYVTSRTFRTETSTLDTLLEMGANNIPLYPTAWYAKDGIGALQIQLDDSLSNNIPANKERVAIGDIEAPPVVVYYKNGFPTAVSGWKQDTEGNYYYFNNSSLPLRDQFVLSKGLWYYLGSDGIIETGWLFHKNHYYFLNPSTGAMQTGWLYRSGTYYYLDPDSGAMTTGTRVINASEYFFNSDGSMAVSTWVNGTYYGASGAKDTSKVNNRWHHDSKGYRYSNPDGSYLTSTWSLIDNSWYYFGSDGYMVTGWLRLGSSYYYLDSYGKMKTGWLSYKDNWYYLSSDGSMVIGWYYMLNNWYHFSSDGAMTGPGWHWIGDKCYYMYSSGAMAADTWIDYDYVDSSGAWVKGKTTNTPEWIQKGSRWWYRHANGTYTTSDWEYINGRWYYFDADGWMMTGWIGQNGSWYYLNSNGAMVTGWFQQGSSWYYLTSNGSMAVGWLHLKDNWYYLNSDGVMQTGWLNLNGSWYYLDPTSGVMASDTWVDGCYLDHSGVWKR encoded by the coding sequence ATGACAGTTTCAAAAAAACAGATCCTTGCATGGCTGCTTCTGATATGCTCCATGTGTTTCTTTTTCTCCGCTGTTTCGGTATCCGCCGAAACGCTTTCCACTGCATCCACGGGAGATCCCGGCACGATTCATTTTCTGACCCTCGATGCCAACGGCGATGCGATCTTGCTCGAATGTAACGGAAAGTTCGGTATGGTGGACTCCGGAGAAGACAGCGATTATCCCGATGGTTCCGACAGCAGATATCCTTACCGTCCCGGCATCGTTACTTCTGCCGGTCAGGAAAATACGGTAATTTCCTATCTGCGCTCCCGCGGTGTAAACGAAAGCAATTTTGAGTTCTATATTGCAACCCACCCGCACAGCGATCATATCGGTTCCGGGGATGAGATCATCCGTACCTTTAAACCAAAGCGTGTCTATATTGAGCCTTATTCGGATGAATGGATCAGTAACCCCACGCATCTGTTTGACAATCTTTATGTATACGACCATGTAGTTTCTGCGGCAAAAGATACCGGTGCCCCTCTGATCCAGTATTTTGATCCGGATGCCCCGGTATATCCGCAGACCGTTACCATTCAGGGAACGATCACCTGGCAGGATTCTTCCGAAGAAGATGCAGATGCTTTGGCTTCGCTTCCCCCGGAAGCAGTTTCCGTCGAGCTTACCTGTCAGAGCGATACGGAAGATGTAAAAACTTTCTCCGTCTCCCCTGAATTTTCTTCGGAAAACGGTACATGGACCTACACCTTTACCGGTGTTCCAAAATACGATGATGATAAGAATGAACTCCGTTATCAGATCACACCATCCGCAGACAATGCGGTTTTCACTGTATCCGCAGATTCTCCTTATGATTTTATCTGCACGCCTGCGGGCACGGACACCGATGAGACAGCATCCGCAGTCACAGCGGATGCTCAGACAACTGCACTCTTTTCCGCTTCCGATTTCCCGGATGCGGTGATCGACGAATCCGAACCGGCGGTCACTTCCGCTCTCACCGACGGACTTTCTACCGATGCGATCCCAGAGAGCGATCAGGTGGCAGCTGACAATCCACTCGATCCTGCCAACCTGCAGGAGGGGCAGGAAAGTGCTTCCGCCCGCAGTGGTGTCCATGAAAATGAACAGGGGTATACAGCCTCACCGATCTTCTATCTCGGCGGCAAAGACGGATTACAGATTGAGATTATGAATTACGGTGTCTATCAAACCTGGGGTGCTCTGCCGGATGCCAATTATTTCAGTCTTGGCGTAAAAGTAACTTCCATGCAGACCGGTGCAACCGCTTTCCTCTCCGGTGATATCAACAATTACATTGGTGCGGAAACTGCACTTGCACAGAAGCTTGGACATGTAGATCTTCTGAAACTCGGACATCACGGTTCCTACGGTTCCAACACCAGTTCCTATATCCGCACCCTCAGCCCGAAAATGGCGGTCATGACCGGTACGTTTGCCTATGTAACCTCCCGTACCTTCCGCACGGAAACCAGTACGTTGGACACCCTGCTCGAGATGGGAGCCAATAACATTCCGCTGTACCCGACTGCCTGGTATGCCAAAGACGGCATCGGTGCGCTGCAGATCCAGCTGGACGATTCTCTCTCCAACAACATTCCGGCAAATAAAGAACGCGTTGCGATCGGAGACATCGAAGCACCGCCGGTTGTCGTCTATTATAAGAACGGATTCCCGACCGCAGTATCCGGCTGGAAACAGGATACCGAAGGCAATTATTACTATTTTAACAATTCCTCCCTTCCGCTCAGAGATCAGTTTGTTTTAAGCAAGGGCTTATGGTATTACCTGGGAAGCGATGGAATCATAGAAACCGGATGGCTGTTTCATAAGAATCACTATTATTTCCTGAATCCTTCCACCGGCGCGATGCAGACCGGATGGCTGTACCGTTCCGGCACCTATTACTATCTGGATCCGGATTCCGGCGCCATGACTACCGGTACAAGAGTCATCAATGCTTCGGAATACTTTTTCAATTCCGACGGTTCCATGGCAGTATCCACCTGGGTAAACGGAACCTATTACGGCGCCAGTGGTGCAAAAGATACCTCCAAAGTCAATAACCGCTGGCATCACGACAGTAAGGGCTACCGGTATTCCAACCCGGATGGTTCTTACCTGACCAGTACCTGGTCGCTGATCGATAATTCCTGGTACTATTTTGGTTCCGACGGATATATGGTAACCGGATGGCTTCGTCTGGGTTCCTCTTACTATTATCTGGACAGCTATGGAAAAATGAAGACCGGATGGCTTTCCTACAAAGATAACTGGTATTACCTTTCTTCCGATGGTTCCATGGTCATCGGCTGGTACTACATGCTGAACAACTGGTATCACTTTTCTTCCGATGGTGCTATGACCGGCCCTGGCTGGCACTGGATCGGGGACAAATGCTACTACATGTATTCTTCCGGTGCGATGGCGGCGGATACCTGGATCGATTATGACTACGTGGACAGTTCCGGAGCCTGGGTCAAAGGAAAGACTACCAACACCCCGGAATGGATCCAGAAAGGCTCCCGCTGGTGGTATCGCCATGCAAACGGCACTTACACCACTTCCGACTGGGAATATATCAACGGCCGCTGGTACTACTTTGATGCCGACGGATGGATGATGACCGGCTGGATAGGCCAGAACGGTTCCTGGTATTACCTGAACAGTAACGGCGCAATGGTAACCGGATGGTTCCAGCAGGGCAGTTCCTGGTATTATCTGACTTCGAACGGGTCCATGGCTGTTGGCTGGCTGCATCTGAAAGATAACTGGTATTACCTGAACAGTGACGGTGTCATGCAGACCGGATGGCTCAACCTGAACGGCTCCTGGTACTATCTGGATCCGACCTCCGGCGTCATGGCTTCGGATACTTGGGTGGACGGCTGTTATCTCGACCACTCCGGTGTCTGGAAACGCTAA
- the rfbC gene encoding dTDP-4-dehydrorhamnose 3,5-epimerase, producing the protein MGKITVETCEIEGLKVITPTVFGDERGYFMETYNYNDYKAAGIDMEFVQDNQSSSKKGVLRGLHFQINYPQDKLVRVVSGEVFDVAVDLRPGSETYGKWFGVVLSAENKKQFFIPKNFAHGFIVLSESAEFAYKCTDFYHPNDEGGLKWDDPEIGVEWPMPEGMTKEELTISEKDQKWGSFAEYKNR; encoded by the coding sequence ATGGGAAAAATTACAGTAGAAACATGTGAAATTGAAGGACTGAAAGTGATTACACCTACCGTGTTCGGGGATGAACGTGGATATTTTATGGAAACTTATAACTACAACGATTACAAGGCAGCAGGCATTGACATGGAATTTGTGCAGGACAATCAGTCCAGCTCCAAAAAGGGAGTTTTAAGAGGTCTGCATTTCCAGATTAATTATCCGCAGGATAAACTGGTGCGCGTGGTAAGCGGAGAAGTGTTTGACGTTGCAGTAGATCTGCGTCCGGGTTCTGAGACATACGGAAAATGGTTTGGCGTTGTGCTGTCCGCAGAAAATAAAAAACAGTTCTTTATTCCGAAGAATTTTGCACACGGATTTATCGTACTGTCCGAGTCCGCAGAATTTGCATACAAATGTACGGATTTCTATCATCCAAACGATGAAGGCGGACTGAAATGGGATGATCCGGAGATCGGTGTGGAATGGCCGATGCCGGAAGGAATGACAAAAGAAGAACTGACCATCTCTGAGAAAGACCAGAAGTGGGGAAGTTTTGCGGAGTACAAAAATCGATAA
- a CDS encoding ABC transporter permease translates to MGRKKKILAGICVLFLLVLNVLIVGHRGSVGGNYELHLTVTSDKEQEIQVYYSVARELSEKMSQVQSYNQVGESQELVFSVPFQCNMVRLDLGTQPGTFTIQDVYLGCKDVKEQIPEMNDPKLIEGQQIESMESNKGTLKVWTNGNDPYIWLTIDKDQLYPVLEKDYTQKLWIKNILMLLLIDGGAVVAFVFRKKVLTLPIELLQNRKLIMNLAKNDFKTKYAGSYLGIVWAFVQPIVTILVYWFVFSVGLKAGNISDYPFVLYLVSGIVPWFFFQDALNGGTNALMEYNYLVKKVVFKISVLPIVKMISALFVHAFFVVFSLVLCSLYGYTPSLATLQILYYSFCTFMLTLGLVYATSAIVVFFRDLTQIISIFLQVGVWLTPIMWDVNMLSNYPWLIKLFKLNPMYYIVTGYRDSMLGHVWFWNHWGWTVYFWIVTVVLFALGSWIFKRLKPHFADVL, encoded by the coding sequence ATGGGAAGAAAGAAAAAGATTCTGGCCGGTATCTGCGTTTTGTTTTTACTGGTTTTAAATGTGCTGATCGTAGGTCACAGAGGAAGCGTGGGAGGAAACTATGAACTTCATCTTACTGTGACCAGCGACAAGGAACAGGAGATTCAGGTTTATTACAGTGTAGCCAGAGAACTTTCAGAAAAGATGAGCCAGGTACAGTCGTATAACCAGGTGGGAGAAAGTCAGGAACTTGTTTTCTCAGTTCCATTTCAGTGTAATATGGTACGCCTGGATCTGGGCACACAGCCGGGAACATTTACGATCCAGGATGTGTACCTTGGATGCAAGGATGTAAAAGAACAGATTCCGGAGATGAATGATCCGAAACTGATCGAGGGACAGCAGATTGAGAGTATGGAGTCCAATAAAGGAACATTAAAAGTCTGGACCAATGGAAACGATCCGTATATCTGGCTGACGATTGACAAAGACCAGCTGTATCCGGTTCTGGAAAAAGATTATACCCAGAAACTGTGGATCAAGAATATCCTGATGCTTCTGCTGATCGACGGCGGAGCAGTGGTTGCGTTTGTTTTCCGGAAAAAAGTGCTGACACTTCCGATCGAGCTTTTGCAGAACCGGAAGCTGATCATGAATCTGGCAAAGAATGACTTCAAGACCAAATATGCAGGTTCCTATCTGGGAATCGTATGGGCATTTGTACAGCCGATCGTTACGATCCTGGTATACTGGTTCGTATTCTCCGTCGGACTGAAGGCGGGAAATATATCGGATTATCCGTTTGTTCTTTATCTGGTATCCGGTATCGTTCCGTGGTTCTTCTTCCAGGATGCGTTAAACGGCGGAACCAACGCCCTGATGGAATATAATTATCTCGTTAAAAAAGTAGTGTTTAAGATCAGTGTACTGCCAATCGTAAAGATGATCTCGGCACTGTTTGTACATGCATTTTTCGTTGTGTTTTCACTGGTTCTGTGCAGCCTGTACGGATACACACCGTCTCTGGCAACACTGCAGATTCTGTATTATTCGTTCTGTACGTTTATGCTTACGCTGGGACTGGTATATGCAACCAGTGCGATCGTTGTATTTTTCAGAGATCTGACACAGATCATCAGCATTTTCTTACAGGTAGGTGTCTGGCTGACACCGATCATGTGGGATGTCAACATGTTGTCCAACTATCCGTGGCTGATCAAACTGTTCAAATTAAATCCGATGTACTATATCGTCACCGGATACCGTGATTCCATGCTGGGTCACGTATGGTTCTGGAATCACTGGGGATGGACCGTATACTTCTGGATCGTAACAGTCGTATTGTTTGCGCTGGGTTCTTGGATCTTCAAGAGACTGAAACCACATTTTGCAGATGTACTTTAA
- a CDS encoding DUF2142 domain-containing protein, with protein MKKTKYKNWCVLLLLMIGLGSMILMFYYYKVREVANQERSYINIAASSEQIRDSSFFWGEHEIVQQIRPEENKITKFCIMFQRNMEVPAEGILHVELYDVQNDTVVQQWDFHESKIQGIDYQIFPLAQPLKNTAGRIYQIRVSASADCHAFPAVTNYKSYSYNAMVDGEQLFGTMVFNVQSDNAFLKPIYVAFSVILLLGVLCLGAAYILGIRRPEAYFLILGIFMGSMYIVLFPPNVAPDEHAHMAATYADVNKILMRDVTDEKGKVYVRATDADITEKMQLTLDNMAYDYGQLFKVTDTTMVSYNRAPIAVPMIAHLPQTVGVLIGNLFHMNGMWTLYMGKITALLFYLICIYFAIKILPWGKMIMAVIALFPMSLELAASYSYDCEVNALSFLFIAYTMYLIFEKNVVGWKECLFLLVVGSWMAPCKVAYIFICGFAFAIPYRKFKNKKAALVFKVAFVSILLIATVGIRSTMIQGLLGSSDSSSTSEVGWTIGQILSDPVHSLGVLFNTYFEQMEYYVGTIVGKSLGWFQIEIPWHIIVGFILCLAYALYADAGKVMYLKKWQKALAIVLSVIMTGGIVLSMWLDFTPSYWGNVAGVQGRYFLPFLPMLLFTIKSKRTKYHENIENKIAIGMCTLQILTFFEVWLTILVQSE; from the coding sequence ATGAAAAAAACAAAATATAAGAACTGGTGTGTGTTGTTGTTGCTCATGATCGGGCTGGGCAGCATGATTCTGATGTTTTACTATTACAAGGTCAGGGAGGTTGCCAATCAGGAACGGTCGTATATCAATATTGCGGCATCGTCTGAACAGATCAGGGACAGTTCCTTTTTCTGGGGAGAGCATGAGATCGTGCAGCAGATCCGTCCGGAAGAAAATAAGATCACAAAGTTCTGTATCATGTTCCAGAGGAATATGGAAGTACCTGCCGAGGGCATCCTTCATGTGGAACTGTACGATGTGCAGAATGATACGGTGGTTCAGCAGTGGGATTTTCATGAAAGCAAGATCCAGGGAATCGATTATCAGATCTTTCCGCTGGCACAGCCGTTAAAGAATACGGCAGGAAGAATCTACCAGATCAGAGTGAGTGCCTCGGCGGACTGCCATGCATTTCCGGCTGTGACGAATTACAAATCCTACAGTTATAATGCGATGGTCGACGGAGAGCAGCTGTTTGGTACGATGGTGTTTAACGTGCAGTCAGATAATGCATTTTTAAAACCGATTTATGTGGCCTTTTCGGTGATCCTCCTTCTGGGCGTACTCTGTCTGGGGGCGGCCTATATTCTGGGGATCCGCAGACCGGAGGCGTATTTCCTGATTCTGGGAATCTTTATGGGAAGTATGTATATCGTCCTGTTTCCGCCGAATGTGGCACCGGATGAACATGCCCATATGGCTGCAACGTATGCGGATGTGAATAAGATCCTGATGCGGGATGTCACGGATGAGAAGGGAAAAGTGTATGTGCGTGCGACCGATGCGGATATCACGGAAAAGATGCAGCTGACGCTGGATAACATGGCGTATGATTACGGACAGCTTTTCAAAGTGACAGACACGACGATGGTTTCCTATAACCGGGCACCGATCGCGGTTCCGATGATCGCACATCTTCCGCAGACGGTCGGTGTGCTGATCGGCAATCTCTTCCATATGAATGGAATGTGGACCCTCTATATGGGAAAAATCACCGCGCTGCTGTTTTATTTGATCTGTATCTATTTTGCGATTAAGATCCTTCCTTGGGGAAAGATGATCATGGCGGTGATCGCGCTGTTTCCGATGAGTCTGGAACTTGCGGCATCGTATTCGTATGACTGTGAGGTCAATGCACTGAGTTTTCTGTTTATCGCCTATACGATGTATCTGATCTTTGAAAAAAATGTGGTAGGATGGAAGGAATGCCTGTTCCTGCTGGTGGTAGGAAGCTGGATGGCTCCATGTAAAGTTGCCTATATCTTTATCTGCGGATTTGCCTTCGCGATTCCGTACAGAAAGTTCAAAAACAAAAAGGCGGCACTGGTGTTTAAGGTCGCTTTTGTGTCGATCCTTCTGATCGCGACGGTCGGAATCCGAAGCACGATGATCCAGGGGCTGCTTGGTTCTTCCGACAGCAGCAGTACATCGGAGGTGGGATGGACCATCGGACAGATCCTGAGCGACCCGGTACACAGCCTCGGGGTGCTGTTCAACACCTATTTTGAGCAGATGGAATACTATGTGGGAACGATCGTAGGAAAATCTCTTGGATGGTTCCAGATCGAGATACCGTGGCACATTATCGTCGGTTTTATCCTGTGTCTTGCCTACGCTCTGTATGCGGATGCCGGAAAAGTCATGTACCTGAAAAAATGGCAGAAAGCACTCGCCATCGTATTATCCGTGATCATGACAGGCGGAATCGTGCTGAGCATGTGGCTGGACTTTACGCCGTCCTACTGGGGCAATGTGGCCGGTGTGCAGGGAAGATACTTTTTGCCGTTTTTACCAATGCTGTTGTTTACAATCAAGAGCAAACGGACAAAATATCATGAAAATATAGAAAATAAGATAGCAATCGGCATGTGTACGCTGCAGATTCTGACATTTTTTGAAGTCTGGCTGACCATTCTGGTGCAAAGTGAGTAA